The genomic region CGTTCGTGTCCATCCGGGCGCTTCCAAAACCCCTATCATGCATGACCACGCACCATCGACCGATGACTGGCTACACCGCCACGGTGACCGTCCGACTCAAGCAGGGGGTGCTCGACCCCGAGGCCGAGACGACCAAGCGCGCGCTCGAACGCCTCGGCTTCGACCTGCAGGACCTCCGGTCGGCCGACCGCTTCGAGGTGGACCTGGACGCCGAAACCGACGAGGACGCCCGCGAACGCGCCTCGGAGATGGCCGAGCGACTGCTCGCCAACCCGACCATCCACGACTACG from Haloarchaeobius sp. HME9146 harbors:
- the purS gene encoding phosphoribosylformylglycinamidine synthase subunit PurS; protein product: MTGYTATVTVRLKQGVLDPEAETTKRALERLGFDLQDLRSADRFEVDLDAETDEDARERASEMAERLLANPTIHDYDVEVAEQG